The genomic DNA CCTAGCCCAGTATAGCTCAGCCTATATTGGCCTCAGAAACTAAAAGCCTACAAAATGTATGTCATGTACACACTCATGGCTGTGCTGACGCTGGCTGTATCATTTGCACTTAAGAGAAGAAAACTCCAAATAAAACGAGGAACAAGGGAAGAATGGCTGAGTGAGCAGCAGACATTGAGATAAAACAATATGTCCATGTATGTCAAAGTGTCACAactaaaaaggaaaaacataatGACGCAGCTGTATCGCATGTGTATGGATGCAGATTAAGTATATAGTTCATTTCACAGTTTAAAAAGGGAACTGGTACCTGAATAAAAGTGCCCTGTGAGCTGAAACTCAGAAGtgttaactatgacatttttacaaTTTCAGTGTGTTCCAGTCAGAATGGATCACGTATCTGTTTTCTCTAGAGCCAGCTACTACTATCCATCTACAGTAAGACGGACTTGTTAAGTGGAGTTATCAATTTTATGCTCATTCAAttaacacacgcacgcacgcacgcacgcacgcacgcacgcacgcacgcacgcacacacacacacacacacacacacacacacacacacacacacacacacacacacacacacacacagctgcctcTTACCATGTAATTCATTACATACAGTACTACTGTACCGTAATGTATTCTAGTAAATATTTTACATATCTTAACTCAGTTAAAGGTTTGGATGTTTGGGTTGCTccatgtgctttttttttttttttttacatgtaaacGTTTGGTTTTAGTGGAatcatacatcatgttttaactgAAAATAATCAAACTGTATTTCTAATTTCCTAATAACTGGATTTCTTTGTTGGTAAGTCGCTGGATAAGCATTCAGTGGAAATGCTTAACTATCCGCCCCTCATTCATTTTCCCATACAAACCTCCCTGCATCAATCACATTAGTCacagtttctttttaaccacGTGTTGACTGAATGAAATACACTGCAGATCAAAGCCTTAATTAAGCCAAATGGTCTTAATGCCCCGTTATTTACACTTCTAGATTTTGGACTCCAGCCAGCAGGATACAGAGGCAGAAACACAGATGGGAGCTGAGCACTCTGGTCTATTCAGCACTTCTCACTGTATGATTCAGTTCTGCTCTGCATAAATAACACCTTCTTTCTAATGAGCCTGCAGAAATGCTGCGCTGTAACGTGTTGTTAACACTTTTGATTCTCTTCTTGTCCGAGTAACTGCGGCTATTAGAGCTACTGCTGAGATGAATTCTTATCACTTATAATAAAGAAAACAGAGCCCTGGTGAGGAGAGGACAGGGATTGCACTTTTGTACACCGAGCCTACTGACGGGCCTCGCAAGACACAAAACGCTCAACAAATTCAACATCACAGCTGCTCAGCCAGGAATATTTAAAATATCAGGAAGCTCTAAGGGAGCCTCTGCaaattaaccttttttttaatgagcaGCTAAATAGCTTACTGTTGTGtttacactttgttttgttCTATTTTGCTCCTTTGCCTTTTGTTTGCTTTTATTTCCCTGCAGCATTTACCATTTACTTGTTTGTGTCTCATAAGGATTATTTTTCGTGACATAATGTAATTGCAAATGAATCAggcactgtatatatactgtgtgtgtgtgtccacatatATAAACCTCTCATCGCATCCAGACAGTTGATGGCACTCACCTCAGACAGGTGCTGTCAGTGAGAGCTTTCTGACTGACAAACAGGCTCTCGGCTCTCAGAGATTCTGTCATTGCTTCAGCCTCACTCAACTGATGATCCAGGTCTGCAGTCAAGAATAataaatcacacacaaaatgatttttgtttttcaaacaaGACAGGCACAGTCGCATTGTTAGAACGTGTGCAGAGCTGCAGAACTTCTGCTTACTGGCGGTTCCCCAGTACAAAGCTGCAAACTAAAGGGGACAGAGCTTTTGAAACAGTGGCTCCTAGTCTGTGGAACGCTGTGCCTCATGTTTTCAGAGCGGCAGCCTCCGTTAATAGTTGTAAAAAGCAGCTAAAGACGCATCTTTTTAGTCAGGCGTTCATGTAGCCACATTGATGACTGTATTACTAAGTATTTTATGTCTTTGTGATTTTTATTGATTGGCGATTTTAATGTATTCATTTGTCCTGTGCAGCACTTTGTGACTGTCTGTgataagtgctatataaataaactttacttagttactttcttACTTAGAGGTGGATGAGACAATGGGACTACGTTTGGATTATACAAACGTAGTCGCCCACCCGCCCCCCCATTATAACTATGGAACTATGGGATGTTCTGCCTGTAAGGTATTGACCTCTCCCACTGTAAAGGAGTTGCTCTCTACAGCTGTCTCAGCAATGCGGTTGAATTTTCTATTGAATTTTTCTGTCTAACAAAAGACGTTTAAAATAAGATTGACGCTGTGAATAAAACAAGGGGGCTTATAAAGCGTGTTGAGAAAAAGCAGTAGCAGTTTGACATGTGCTCTTTTAGAGCCACTTTATCCAACATACATATGAATGAACATTTGGTATTCACCTTTGTGGACGTTACACAGGCCCTGCATTTTGAGCTGGAGcactctcttctcctcctgcaTGGAGCTCATGCGATTGTTCCTGCGGCTCATCAGCTCCATCTCTGATTGTAGAGGCAGAAAAAGAAACCTTAGAAAAATATCGTACTTATAAGGCCTCAAGAATGATTGAGGAAAAAAATCACCAGGAGAGCTCAACTATACATTGAATTTATACTCCTCaatgaaataattgtttttattttcaaaggaATGCAATGtgggcattttttaaattcacttTAACAGTACACACAATCCGAAAATGCAATTCCCCTGAGCCCAGATATAATACATAATGTGAAGGCATCGGTCCTCATTGGTATCCTCAGTCCTGTAGAACTAATGAAAACAGTTCAAACCACATCAAAAGTGTAATCGGCTACTAAAAGTTGCTTGACTTtataaaaagaatatatatattgtgcTTCTATAAACACTTGCCACTGCAATTTCTTAACAAATACTCACTATACAATATTTGATTATTGATTGTAATGATTCaattaaatatatacacacacagtacattgcTTTCCTACCCTTGCCTAACACGTGTTCTCAAAACTCTAAACCTTTTGATATTTTACTTGTATTGCTTATTATTTTACCACTGACATGAACGGTGGTATGTTCACAACTAGACTCTCATTAGTGCTGCTCTCATGTTTGAGTGTGAACTGTACAGGATTTCAATATCATCATTAAACGATAGAGTTAACACCTCGGGAGTTTCGTATTTATAACTGTGTATGCTGACACAAAGCAAACCAACTCCTGGAGTAAAGTGACATTTATCTAGAAAATGTAACTCTATTCAGTTTAATAAACTATTTTTGTTAAGATGTGCCTGAGTTCAGTCAGCATGCTCAATAATTGTTTCCTCTTTGTATATGTCTGTACACATTATGACAGAGAAATACAGATTAGATGGATAGACGTGGAAatccgaacacacacacaccatacaatgATCCATACAACATCCTTGCATCAATACACAATACAACTATTCCACTACTATGTTCACTCCATGCATTAATTAATCTAATTTCTGAAATCAGTTTTACTATCATTCTCCAACCACCCTGAAATTACACTGACTACTTCTTCGCTGTGTCAGCTATATGCTGTCAACATGTCAGGGACGTTGGCCATCATTATAATTCATCTACTTATACCATATAATAAACCAAGAAATATCTTAATAGTTTTGAAATGGGCAGTCAGGGCCACATCTGCATTATATAACATCTGTCTACTGTGACAACAGTACAATTGGCAGTCTTTTATGACCTCTGTATAATGCTTCCACCTCCCTCTCCAGGTccaggagctcagtgtgtgtttggctcTCGAACACTACGTCTCTGGATCCTCGAAGACTGAAGTCACTGTTGAACCTTGAGATCTCTTGAAAGAagttttccttttcttccttAGACTCCCACTTTATCTTGGCCTGGTATGAAAAGACGGATCTTGGGAAATGCTTCCAACAATAACACGCAGCTGCTTGTGATGCTACAACTACTCCTACTACTTCTAGTGATGTTAACCATACAATTTTGATGAAATCTTTATCTCAAAGTCTTGACTTTCGTGCAATATTTTGCACTTTCATGATTTTACACTTGCTcactattttgacattttatagactaaatgattaattgat from Sander lucioperca isolate FBNREF2018 chromosome 15, SLUC_FBN_1.2, whole genome shotgun sequence includes the following:
- the ccdc172 gene encoding coiled-coil domain-containing protein 172 isoform X4 codes for the protein MRLQHDLMKKCEDQMLKQIEKLLGHQSQLRERLAKIKWESKEEKENFFQEISRFNSDFSLRGSRDVVFESQTHTELLDLEREVEALYREMELMSRRNNRMSSMQEEKRVLQLKMQGLCNVHKDLDHQLSEAEAMTESLRAESLFVSQKALTDSTCLRLREELEMHKEGELLREALSSEIHFLKSVSCCFMNKTFIQANKLLKLFFK